The Streptomyces clavuligerus genome includes a region encoding these proteins:
- a CDS encoding helix-turn-helix transcriptional regulator, whose translation MVGHGRTERADAIRGAAVRAAGAATGVDEFFEAVMRAVRPVLRSDVWAGFTVDPDTLLNTGGYYRYAVPLHYMPRMLDIEYREGDVNGVPELSREPVPVRLLSEAVGGARERSPRYRDIIAPLGLSDEARFVLRDRYGTWGGLTLGIGRDTPPFSPEARAVARSLTEPLGGILRRLHLSRRAWGEHPATPPPPGAAPAPALVLLDEEYTPVQFSPTAPLWLDELPAPGTPFAPDTGPARGGLSPALYGVAAAVRAPGSPGFLVSWAQTRTRGRVRLHAWHLALPGPARVAIAVEPAGPGEHIALITAAHGLTPREGEITGLVLRGHSTAEISRLADLSPYTVQEHLKSVFDKTGVRSRRDLVAALFTRHTEPALLKTATADGVTGRTGLL comes from the coding sequence ATGGTGGGCCACGGGAGAACGGAACGTGCTGACGCGATCCGGGGCGCGGCAGTGCGCGCGGCGGGCGCGGCGACCGGGGTGGACGAGTTCTTCGAGGCGGTGATGCGGGCCGTGCGCCCGGTGCTCAGGTCCGATGTCTGGGCCGGGTTCACCGTCGACCCGGACACCCTGCTGAACACCGGCGGCTACTACCGTTACGCCGTCCCGCTCCACTACATGCCCCGCATGCTGGACATCGAGTACCGCGAGGGCGACGTCAACGGGGTGCCCGAACTGTCCCGGGAACCCGTGCCGGTGCGTCTGCTCAGCGAGGCGGTCGGCGGGGCCCGGGAGCGCAGCCCCCGGTACCGGGACATCATCGCTCCGCTGGGCCTCTCCGACGAGGCCCGTTTCGTGCTGCGCGACCGGTACGGCACCTGGGGCGGCCTCACCCTCGGCATCGGACGCGACACACCGCCGTTCAGCCCGGAGGCGCGAGCGGTGGCGCGGTCGCTCACCGAACCGCTGGGGGGAATCCTGCGCCGGCTCCATCTGTCCCGGCGCGCCTGGGGCGAGCACCCGGCCACGCCCCCGCCCCCCGGCGCCGCCCCGGCCCCGGCGCTGGTGCTCCTGGACGAGGAGTACACGCCGGTGCAGTTCAGCCCCACGGCCCCGCTCTGGCTGGACGAACTGCCCGCTCCCGGAACCCCCTTCGCACCGGACACCGGCCCCGCGCGCGGCGGTCTCTCCCCCGCGCTGTACGGAGTCGCGGCGGCCGTCCGCGCCCCCGGCTCCCCGGGTTTCCTGGTCTCCTGGGCCCAGACCCGCACCCGCGGCCGGGTCCGCCTCCACGCCTGGCACCTCGCGCTCCCCGGCCCCGCCCGGGTCGCGATAGCGGTGGAACCGGCCGGCCCGGGCGAACACATCGCCCTGATCACCGCCGCCCATGGGCTCACCCCCCGCGAGGGCGAGATCACCGGTCTGGTCCTGCGCGGCCACTCCACGGCCGAGATCTCCCGGTTGGCGGATCTCTCCCCGTACACCGTCCAGGAACATCTGAAGTCGGTCTTCGACAAGACCGGCGTCCGCAGCCGCCGCGACCTGGTGGCGGCGCTCTTCACCCGCCACACGGAACCGGCCCTGCTGAAGACGGCGACGGCGGACGGAGTCACAGGTCGTACGGGTCTTCTCTGA
- a CDS encoding FAD-dependent monooxygenase, whose product MGSAEWTDVLIVGGGPVGMALALDLAYRGVDCVVADAGDGTVRHPKVSTIGPRSMELFRRWGVADAVRDAGWPPDHPLDIAWVTQVGGHELHRYHRGTAGNRPVFAHTPEPDQVCPAHWLNPVLARAVGVHPDGPLRLRTTVDRVLRRDDYVEATLIDQATGTSGSIRARFLVACDGAASPIRRSCGIDAPPRHRTRVFRNILFRAPGLREQLGDRAALVHFLVRSQTLRFPLRSLDGGDLYTMVVGADEDTPAGRGGGTAAGRGDALALIGDALAVDTPVELLGDGLWRLTHRVADRYRAGRVFLAGDAAHTLSPSGGFGLNTGIGDAADLGWKLAAALDGWAGRQLLDTYQTERRPIAVESLEEAHVHLQRTLRRPVPPGIHREGPEGGRARAEMAEQLRNSGVQREFDAPEIHFGLRYRSPAIIEDPTVPVRRGKPDADWRPGSEPGSRAAHAWWDGATSTLDLYGRGFVLLCFAGHEGVAGVERAFAERRVPLTVCRGGAGEVAACYERAFVLVRPDGHVAWRGDALPGDPGRLADTVRGDGADG is encoded by the coding sequence ATGGGCTCCGCCGAGTGGACCGATGTCCTGATCGTGGGCGGTGGCCCGGTCGGGATGGCGCTGGCGCTGGATCTGGCGTACCGGGGGGTGGACTGCGTGGTCGCGGACGCCGGTGACGGAACGGTCCGGCACCCCAAGGTGAGCACGATCGGCCCGCGTTCGATGGAGCTGTTCCGCCGCTGGGGTGTCGCGGACGCCGTACGGGACGCCGGATGGCCCCCGGACCACCCCCTGGACATCGCGTGGGTGACCCAGGTGGGCGGCCATGAGCTGCACCGCTACCACCGGGGGACGGCCGGGAACCGCCCGGTCTTCGCCCATACGCCGGAGCCCGACCAGGTCTGCCCGGCGCACTGGCTGAATCCGGTGCTGGCCCGGGCGGTGGGGGTCCATCCGGACGGGCCGCTGCGACTGCGTACGACCGTCGACCGTGTGCTGCGGAGAGACGATTACGTGGAGGCGACCCTTATAGATCAGGCCACCGGGACGAGCGGCAGCATACGCGCGCGCTTCCTGGTCGCCTGCGACGGCGCCGCCTCCCCGATCCGCCGGAGCTGCGGCATCGACGCGCCGCCCCGGCACCGCACCCGGGTCTTCCGTAACATCCTCTTCCGCGCCCCCGGCCTCAGGGAACAGCTCGGCGACCGCGCCGCCCTCGTCCACTTCCTCGTACGGTCGCAGACCCTGCGCTTCCCGTTGCGTTCGCTGGACGGCGGCGATCTGTACACCATGGTCGTGGGCGCGGACGAGGACACTCCGGCCGGGCGGGGCGGCGGCACCGCCGCGGGGCGGGGTGACGCGCTGGCGCTGATCGGCGACGCGCTCGCCGTCGACACACCGGTGGAGTTGCTGGGCGACGGCCTGTGGCGGCTCACCCACCGGGTCGCCGACCGGTACCGGGCCGGACGGGTCTTCCTCGCCGGGGACGCCGCGCACACGCTGTCGCCGTCCGGCGGTTTCGGGCTCAACACCGGTATCGGCGACGCCGCCGACCTGGGCTGGAAGCTCGCCGCCGCACTGGACGGCTGGGCCGGGAGGCAGTTGCTCGACACCTATCAGACCGAACGCAGACCGATCGCCGTGGAGAGTCTGGAGGAGGCGCATGTCCACTTGCAGCGCACCCTGCGGCGGCCGGTGCCGCCCGGCATCCACCGCGAGGGGCCCGAGGGCGGGCGGGCGCGCGCGGAGATGGCGGAACAGCTCCGGAACAGCGGCGTCCAGCGGGAGTTCGACGCCCCGGAGATCCACTTCGGGCTGCGCTACCGCTCCCCCGCGATCATCGAGGACCCCACCGTCCCCGTGCGCCGCGGAAAGCCGGACGCCGACTGGCGCCCCGGCAGCGAGCCCGGCAGCCGCGCCGCGCACGCGTGGTGGGACGGGGCCACGTCCACGCTCGATCTGTACGGGCGCGGGTTCGTGCTGCTGTGCTTCGCCGGGCACGAGGGGGTGGCGGGGGTCGAGCGCGCCTTCGCCGAACGGCGCGTTCCGCTGACGGTGTGCCGTGGCGGCGCCGGGGAGGTGGCCGCGTGCTACGAACGGGCCTTCGTGCTGGTGCGGCCGGACGGCCATGTGGCGTGGCGCGGCGACGCGCTTCCGGGGGACCCGGGGAGGCTCGCCGACACGGTACGGGGCGACGGGGCCGACGGCTGA
- a CDS encoding SAM-dependent methyltransferase, which yields MTDTTAPSPPVPEAVGELYDRLTLSAMRDGTFNPNVHIGYWDTPDSDASIEEAMDRFTDVCAERMRVDTLSHVLDLGCGVGGPALRIVSRTGARVTGVSVSEEQIRTAGRLAAEAGLADRAAFRHGDAMRLPFADASFDAVLALESMCHMPDRHQVLTEVCRVLIPGGRLVLTDVFERAPRKAVRHPGIDRFCRSLMVTMADLDDYAGLIHRSGLRLRALVDVTEGTTLRTGLELARRMAAAPAPAAASEPKGRPAALDEGNFRFPEDGFHPSDLAGVEDFGCLLVTAERP from the coding sequence ATGACCGACACGACCGCCCCGAGCCCACCCGTACCGGAAGCCGTCGGCGAGCTGTACGACCGGCTGACGCTGAGCGCGATGCGGGACGGCACCTTCAACCCCAATGTCCATATCGGCTACTGGGACACACCGGACTCCGACGCCTCCATCGAGGAGGCGATGGACCGGTTCACGGATGTGTGCGCCGAGCGGATGCGGGTGGACACGCTGTCCCATGTGCTCGACCTGGGCTGCGGGGTGGGCGGCCCCGCGCTGCGGATCGTGTCCCGTACGGGTGCCCGGGTCACCGGCGTCAGTGTCAGCGAGGAGCAGATCAGGACGGCGGGCCGACTGGCGGCCGAGGCCGGGCTCGCCGACCGGGCCGCCTTCCGGCACGGCGACGCGATGCGGCTGCCGTTCGCGGACGCGTCGTTCGACGCCGTGCTGGCCCTGGAGTCGATGTGCCACATGCCGGACCGGCACCAGGTGCTCACCGAGGTGTGCCGGGTGCTGATCCCCGGCGGACGGCTGGTGCTGACCGATGTGTTCGAACGCGCCCCGCGCAAGGCGGTGCGGCACCCGGGCATCGACCGCTTCTGCCGCAGCCTCATGGTGACGATGGCGGACCTCGACGACTACGCCGGGCTGATCCACCGCAGCGGGCTGCGGCTGCGCGCCCTCGTCGACGTCACCGAGGGGACGACGCTGCGCACCGGTCTCGAACTGGCGCGGCGGATGGCAGCAGCTCCGGCCCCGGCCGCGGCATCGGAGCCGAAGGGGCGGCCCGCGGCGCTCGACGAGGGCAATTTCCGCTTCCCCGAGGACGGTTTCCACCCGTCCGACCTGGCGGGTGTCGAGGACTTCGGCTGTCTGCTGGTGACCGCGGAACGCCCGTGA
- a CDS encoding dTDP-4-dehydrorhamnose 3,5-epimerase family protein, with the protein MRARALAVEGALVFTPRVFPDDRGLFLSPFQEAAFTEAHGGPLFPVAQSNHSLSRRGVVRGLHFTVTPPGTAKYVHCARGAALDIVVDIRVGSPTFGRWDAVLMDQRDHRAAYLPVGVGHAFVALEDDTVMSYLLSESYVPENELALSVLDPALGLPVPRGIEPVLSERDRTAVTLAEARRQGLLPEYARCREIERDAASARTAPPPPPHPSQPSQPSHASHAARRRTERPLP; encoded by the coding sequence ATGCGCGCACGCGCGCTCGCTGTCGAGGGGGCCCTCGTCTTCACGCCCCGGGTCTTCCCCGACGACCGGGGGCTGTTCCTCTCGCCGTTCCAGGAGGCGGCGTTCACCGAGGCCCACGGCGGCCCGCTGTTCCCCGTCGCGCAGAGCAACCACAGTCTGTCCCGGCGCGGTGTGGTGCGAGGCCTCCACTTCACCGTGACGCCGCCCGGCACCGCGAAGTACGTCCACTGCGCGCGGGGGGCGGCCCTGGACATCGTCGTCGACATCAGGGTCGGGTCGCCCACGTTCGGCCGGTGGGACGCGGTCCTGATGGACCAGCGGGACCACCGGGCCGCCTACCTCCCCGTCGGGGTGGGCCACGCGTTCGTGGCGCTGGAGGACGACACCGTCATGTCGTATCTGCTCTCCGAGAGCTATGTGCCGGAGAACGAACTCGCCCTGTCCGTCCTCGATCCCGCCCTCGGGCTGCCCGTTCCGCGGGGCATCGAACCGGTCCTCTCCGAACGGGACCGCACGGCGGTCACGCTCGCCGAGGCACGGCGCCAAGGGCTGCTGCCGGAGTACGCGCGGTGCCGGGAGATCGAACGGGACGCCGCGTCCGCCCGCACCGCGCCGCCACCGCCCCCTCACCCTTCCCAGCCCTCTCAGCCCTCTCACGCATCTCATGCCGCCCGCCGTCGAACCGAAAGGCCGCTGCCATGA
- a CDS encoding DegT/DnrJ/EryC1/StrS family aminotransferase: MSIRVWDYLAEYAAERPDLLDAVETVFASGQLVLGASVRGFETEFAAYHGVDHCVGVDNGTNAIRLGLQALGIGPGDEVITVSNTAAPTVVAIDSTGATPVFTDVRADDFLMDTAQVAAAITDRTRCLLPVHLYGQCVDMAPLRRLAERHGLAILEDCAQAHGARRHGTVAGSTGDAAAFSFYPTKVLGAYGDGGATITSDASVARRLRRLRYYGMEDRYYTLETPAHNSRLDEVQAEILRRRLRRLDRYIDGRRAVARRYADGLADTGLVLPRTAEGNEHVYYVYVVRHPRRDTIIERLRAHDIHLNISYPWPVHTMSGFAHLGYRPGSLPVTEALAAEIFSLPMYPSLSPERQDRVVHAVREVLSTL; encoded by the coding sequence GTGTCGATACGTGTATGGGACTACCTGGCGGAGTACGCGGCCGAGCGTCCGGACCTCCTGGACGCCGTGGAGACGGTCTTCGCCTCGGGGCAGCTCGTACTCGGCGCGAGTGTGCGCGGGTTTGAGACCGAGTTCGCCGCGTATCACGGGGTCGACCACTGCGTAGGGGTCGACAACGGGACCAACGCCATCAGGCTGGGGCTCCAGGCGCTGGGCATCGGGCCGGGCGACGAGGTGATCACGGTGTCGAACACGGCGGCGCCGACGGTGGTCGCCATCGACTCCACGGGGGCCACACCCGTCTTCACCGACGTCCGCGCGGACGACTTCCTCATGGACACCGCGCAGGTGGCGGCGGCGATCACCGACCGCACCCGCTGTCTCCTCCCGGTGCATCTGTACGGGCAGTGCGTGGACATGGCCCCGCTGCGGCGGCTCGCGGAGCGGCACGGGCTGGCGATCCTGGAGGACTGCGCCCAGGCGCACGGGGCCCGGCGGCACGGCACGGTCGCGGGCTCGACCGGCGACGCCGCCGCGTTCTCCTTCTACCCGACGAAGGTCCTCGGGGCGTACGGCGACGGCGGCGCGACGATCACCTCGGACGCGTCCGTGGCACGGCGGCTGCGGCGGCTGCGGTACTACGGCATGGAGGACCGCTACTACACGCTTGAGACGCCCGCGCACAACAGCCGTCTGGACGAGGTCCAGGCCGAGATCCTGCGGCGCAGGCTGCGGCGGCTCGACCGGTACATCGATGGGCGGCGGGCCGTCGCGCGCCGCTACGCCGACGGGCTCGCCGACACCGGTCTGGTGCTGCCGCGCACCGCCGAGGGCAATGAGCACGTGTACTACGTGTATGTGGTGCGCCACCCCCGGCGGGACACGATCATCGAGCGGCTGCGGGCCCACGACATCCATCTGAACATCAGCTATCCGTGGCCCGTGCACACCATGAGCGGGTTCGCCCATCTCGGTTACCGCCCCGGCTCGCTCCCGGTGACCGAGGCGCTGGCCGCCGAGATCTTCTCGTTGCCGATGTATCCCTCGCTCTCCCCCGAACGACAGGACCGGGTCGTCCACGCCGTGCGCGAGGTGCTGTCGACGCTGTGA
- a CDS encoding NAD-dependent epimerase/dehydratase family protein, with the protein MRRDTPGAPGPLITVLGASGFVGSAVVRALARRPVRLRAVARRPCTPPPGPARTTVVRCDLTDRAALADAVAGSDAVVHLLLGDGGWRAAGSEPGAERVNVGVMRDLVEVLRPRPADGAPALVLYGGAASQVGLVPREPLDGSETDRPETPYDRQKLSAEQILKQATAEGRVRGVSLRLPTVFGEGAAPGAVDRGVVSAMARQALAGRTLTLWNDGTVRRDLLHVDDAAAAFTAALDRPDRLIGRHWLIGSGRGEALGDVFRLVAAAVSVRTGRPPVAVVPMPPPAHAPATDFGSVTIDASAFRAATGWCPRVPLAEGVRRTVAALPRQRWDEDG; encoded by the coding sequence ATGCGGCGCGACACACCGGGGGCACCCGGACCGCTGATCACCGTGCTCGGCGCCTCGGGGTTCGTCGGCTCGGCCGTCGTCCGCGCGCTGGCGCGCCGCCCGGTCCGGCTGCGGGCCGTGGCGCGCCGCCCGTGCACACCCCCGCCCGGACCGGCCCGGACGACCGTCGTCCGCTGCGATCTCACCGACCGGGCGGCGCTCGCCGACGCGGTCGCGGGCTCGGACGCGGTGGTGCATCTGCTGCTGGGGGACGGCGGCTGGCGGGCGGCGGGGAGCGAACCGGGCGCCGAGCGCGTGAACGTGGGTGTGATGCGGGACCTTGTCGAGGTCCTGCGTCCGCGCCCCGCGGACGGCGCTCCTGCGCTCGTGCTGTACGGGGGCGCCGCCTCGCAGGTCGGCCTGGTGCCGCGGGAACCTCTCGACGGCAGCGAGACCGACCGCCCCGAGACCCCCTACGACCGGCAGAAGCTGAGCGCCGAGCAGATCCTCAAACAGGCCACGGCCGAGGGCCGGGTGCGCGGCGTCAGTCTGCGGCTGCCCACGGTGTTCGGCGAGGGCGCGGCGCCGGGCGCCGTCGACCGGGGGGTGGTCTCCGCGATGGCGCGGCAGGCGCTCGCGGGCCGGACGCTCACCCTGTGGAACGACGGGACGGTGCGGCGCGATCTGCTCCATGTCGACGATGCCGCGGCGGCGTTCACGGCGGCGCTCGACCGCCCGGACCGCCTGATCGGCCGCCACTGGCTGATCGGCTCCGGGCGGGGCGAGGCGCTCGGCGACGTCTTCCGGCTCGTCGCCGCCGCCGTCTCCGTCCGTACGGGGCGGCCCCCGGTCGCCGTGGTGCCGATGCCCCCGCCCGCGCACGCGCCCGCCACGGACTTCGGGAGCGTGACGATCGACGCGTCCGCGTTCCGGGCGGCCACCGGCTGGTGCCCCCGGGTCCCGCTCGCCGAAGGGGTGCGCCGTACGGTCGCCGCCCTGCCGCGGCAGCGGTGGGACGAGGACGGATGA
- a CDS encoding NDP-hexose 2,3-dehydratase family protein, whose protein sequence is MPSRSGPPAAVPPRAHAPTAPVTVLRPREDRALADRMALSAATGRGARLATRDVRAWLDERRRAGVFQVERVPFAALGEWRSERGTGNLVHRSGRFFTVEGLRVAAEHGAPQGYGPRRGPRREWQQPVIHQPEVGILGILAKEFDGVLHFLMQAKMEPGNAGLLQLSPTVQATRSNYTGAHRGRDVRLIDRFLRPGRAHARLPDHGHGHGRDRVLVDVLHSEQGTWFYRKSNRNMIVETADEIPAADDFRWLTLGQIAVLLHEDDLVNMNARSVLSCVPHPDPAPGALLSDTQLLSWFTGERSRLGVRAQRVPLASVRGWRHGPEAIEREDGRWFRVVAVSVRAGSREVVRWDQPLIEPVGLGLAAFLVHEFDGVPHVLVHARAEGGFLDTVELGPTVQCVPEECERVPEAERPPFLGTVLSALLGDPPSRVRYQAVHSEEGGRLLNARCRYLLVEAEAGTGTGAGAGAEAGAGTGTAAGAGAGAESEAGAGAGAESEAAPFDPPPGFAWVTPAQLRSLTRHGHYLTVEARTLLACLNAVGAGPRPVLREGV, encoded by the coding sequence ATGCCGTCCCGGTCCGGCCCGCCCGCCGCCGTTCCCCCGCGCGCGCACGCCCCCACCGCCCCCGTCACCGTGCTGCGCCCGCGCGAGGACCGCGCACTGGCCGACCGGATGGCCCTGTCGGCGGCGACCGGCCGTGGGGCGCGGCTCGCGACGCGGGACGTCCGCGCCTGGCTGGACGAGCGCCGCCGGGCGGGGGTGTTCCAGGTGGAGCGCGTCCCGTTCGCCGCGCTGGGCGAGTGGCGGTCCGAGCGCGGCACCGGGAACCTCGTGCACCGCAGTGGGCGGTTCTTCACCGTCGAGGGTCTGCGGGTGGCGGCGGAGCACGGCGCCCCCCAGGGGTACGGGCCCCGCCGCGGCCCCCGCCGGGAGTGGCAGCAGCCCGTCATCCACCAGCCCGAGGTCGGCATCCTGGGCATTCTGGCCAAGGAGTTCGACGGCGTGCTGCACTTCCTGATGCAGGCGAAGATGGAGCCGGGGAACGCGGGTCTGCTCCAGCTCTCCCCGACCGTGCAGGCCACCCGGAGCAACTACACCGGGGCCCACCGGGGCCGGGACGTCCGGCTGATCGACCGCTTTCTGCGGCCCGGCCGCGCCCACGCCCGCCTCCCCGACCACGGACACGGACACGGCCGCGACCGGGTCCTTGTCGATGTCCTCCACTCCGAGCAGGGGACGTGGTTCTACCGGAAGTCCAACCGCAACATGATCGTCGAGACCGCCGACGAGATCCCGGCGGCGGACGACTTCCGCTGGCTGACCCTCGGTCAGATCGCCGTGCTGCTGCACGAGGACGACCTGGTCAACATGAACGCCCGGAGCGTGCTGTCCTGTGTGCCCCACCCGGACCCGGCGCCCGGCGCGCTGCTCTCCGACACCCAGCTCCTGTCGTGGTTCACCGGGGAGCGCTCGCGCCTGGGCGTGCGTGCCCAGCGCGTGCCGCTCGCCTCCGTGCGCGGCTGGCGGCACGGCCCGGAGGCGATCGAGCGCGAGGACGGCCGCTGGTTCCGGGTCGTCGCCGTCTCCGTGCGGGCCGGGAGCCGGGAGGTGGTCCGCTGGGACCAGCCGCTGATCGAGCCCGTCGGCCTCGGACTCGCGGCCTTCCTCGTCCACGAGTTCGACGGGGTGCCGCATGTCCTGGTGCACGCGCGGGCGGAGGGCGGTTTTCTGGACACGGTCGAGCTGGGGCCGACCGTCCAGTGTGTTCCCGAGGAGTGCGAACGGGTACCGGAAGCGGAACGTCCGCCGTTCCTGGGGACCGTCCTCAGCGCGCTCCTGGGCGATCCGCCGTCGCGCGTCCGCTATCAGGCCGTCCACTCCGAGGAGGGCGGCCGGCTCCTGAACGCCCGCTGCCGCTATCTCCTCGTCGAAGCGGAAGCGGGCACGGGCACAGGCGCGGGCGCGGGGGCGGAGGCCGGGGCAGGCACGGGCACAGCGGCCGGGGCAGGCGCGGGGGCGGAGTCGGAGGCCGGGGCAGGCGCGGGGGCGGAGTCGGAGGCGGCCCCGTTCGACCCGCCGCCCGGCTTCGCCTGGGTCACACCCGCCCAGCTCAGGTCCCTCACCCGGCACGGGCACTACCTCACCGTGGAGGCCCGCACCCTGCTGGCCTGCCTCAACGCCGTCGGGGCGGGACCCCGCCCCGTTCTCCGGGAGGGTGTGTGA
- a CDS encoding methyltransferase domain-containing protein — protein MTAQQNEITPESVGQAYDRFADAGAATVLGGNLHVGHWDEDHPDVPVAEATDRLTDLVAERLALRPGRHLLDVGCGIGVPALRIAGAHGVRVTGVTVSTQQVAEATRRADRSGVRDQVSFRFADAMSLPFADGSFDDACAIEVLAHLADPAAALAEIRRVVRPGGRLVVSDLCQRQPFTGEGRAVLDEMLSMYEFAGIGSPGEHRAFLAGAGWEVLELTDIGERVRASYGHGAAAFRELARSLEGVAAEGMSRAAEVMEAFGRHPDTGYVLITAQRP, from the coding sequence ATGACGGCACAGCAGAACGAGATCACCCCCGAGTCCGTCGGCCAGGCGTACGACCGGTTCGCCGACGCGGGCGCCGCGACCGTCCTGGGCGGCAACCTCCATGTGGGCCACTGGGACGAGGACCACCCCGATGTCCCGGTCGCCGAGGCCACCGACCGCCTCACCGACCTCGTCGCCGAACGTCTCGCCCTCCGGCCGGGGCGGCATCTGCTGGACGTGGGCTGCGGCATCGGCGTCCCGGCGCTGCGGATCGCGGGGGCGCACGGGGTCCGGGTGACCGGCGTCACCGTCAGCACCCAGCAGGTCGCGGAGGCGACACGGCGGGCGGACCGCTCCGGGGTCCGCGATCAGGTCTCGTTCCGGTTCGCGGACGCCATGTCCCTCCCCTTCGCGGACGGTTCCTTCGACGACGCCTGCGCGATCGAGGTCCTGGCGCATCTGGCCGACCCCGCCGCCGCGCTCGCGGAGATCCGCCGGGTCGTCCGCCCCGGCGGCCGGCTGGTCGTCTCCGACCTGTGCCAGCGGCAGCCGTTCACCGGCGAGGGCCGGGCCGTGCTGGACGAGATGCTGAGCATGTACGAGTTCGCCGGGATCGGCTCGCCCGGGGAGCACCGCGCGTTCCTGGCCGGGGCGGGCTGGGAGGTGCTGGAGCTGACGGACATCGGGGAGCGGGTCCGGGCCAGTTACGGGCACGGCGCGGCGGCCTTCCGGGAGCTGGCCCGCTCGCTGGAGGGTGTCGCGGCGGAGGGGATGTCCAGGGCGGCCGAGGTGATGGAGGCGTTCGGGAGGCACCCGGACACCGGCTATGTCCTGATCACCGCGCAGCGGCCCTGA